A region of Micromonospora sp. WMMD882 DNA encodes the following proteins:
- a CDS encoding ATP-binding cassette domain-containing protein, with translation MTADHSADKPAGETPAADSPDRPAADRADTALLDVRDLNVVYRGSGWRRPSFHALHDVSMRIGAGETVGLVGESGSGKTTLGRALLGLAPVSSGTVTFDGVDITRAGRRARRALSRDIQVVFQDPYSSLNPAMSVASILAEPLRAQGASRADAAVRIGELLGQIGLTADAGRRYPREFSGGQRQRIAIARALALRPRLIVCDEPVSALDLSTQARILDLLIDIQEQTGVAYLFVSHDLSVVRHVCHRVAVMLKGRIVETGDGDAVTSAPRHPYTRRLLMASPIPDPVRQAERRRRYAALT, from the coding sequence GTGACCGCCGACCACAGCGCCGACAAGCCCGCCGGCGAAACCCCCGCCGCCGACAGCCCCGACCGCCCCGCCGCCGACCGCGCCGACACCGCCCTGCTCGACGTGCGTGACCTCAACGTCGTCTACCGGGGGTCCGGCTGGCGTCGACCGTCGTTCCACGCGCTGCACGACGTGTCGATGCGGATCGGGGCCGGCGAGACCGTCGGCCTGGTCGGCGAGTCCGGGTCGGGCAAGACCACGCTCGGTCGCGCGCTGCTGGGCCTCGCCCCGGTCAGCAGCGGCACGGTCACCTTCGACGGCGTCGACATCACCCGGGCCGGTCGGCGGGCCCGCCGGGCGCTCAGCCGCGACATCCAGGTCGTCTTCCAGGACCCGTACTCGTCGCTGAACCCGGCGATGTCCGTGGCGAGCATCCTCGCCGAGCCGCTGCGGGCGCAGGGCGCGTCCCGCGCGGACGCCGCCGTACGGATCGGGGAGCTGCTCGGGCAGATCGGCCTGACCGCCGACGCGGGACGCCGCTACCCCCGGGAGTTCTCCGGCGGGCAACGGCAGCGCATCGCCATCGCGCGGGCGCTCGCGCTGCGACCCCGGCTGATCGTCTGCGACGAGCCGGTCAGCGCCCTGGACCTCTCCACCCAGGCCCGCATCCTCGACCTGCTCATCGACATCCAGGAACAGACCGGCGTGGCGTACCTGTTCGTCTCGCACGACCTGTCGGTGGTGCGTCACGTCTGCCACCGGGTCGCGGTGATGCTCAAGGGTCGCATCGTCGAGACCGGTGACGGCGACGCCGTCACCTCCGCGCCGCGGCACCCCTACACGCGGCGGCTGCTGATGGCCTCGCCCATCCCCGATCCGGTACGCCAGGCGGAGCGCCGCCGCCGGTACGCCGCCCTCACCTGA
- a CDS encoding sugar phosphate isomerase/epimerase family protein: MQFGFSSYSFYQHLRTGRMSLFDVIDWIGASDATHMEIATVSLSPEISNDTSTLDQDPAFVAEVKARAADRGVTLSNLVVPADLLGDDAARQMARVKRHLDVAAELGIGLFRHDVARWAHRATDIADFEALMPRMVEACQEIARYAAQYGITTSVENHGLLVNGGERVRRLIHLVDEPNFRTTLDVGNFMSVDDNPVVSVAENARYASIVHLKDFYVRTRYPGEGWHHTPGGVYLLGSIVGYGDLDMPRIVRGIVAADYDGFISIEFEGIEECLMANPIGLANAKRLFAEAQAGADAAGADAAGVAGAGAASAGTAAGAAR; this comes from the coding sequence GTGCAGTTCGGATTCAGCTCGTACTCCTTCTACCAGCACCTGCGCACCGGCCGGATGAGCCTGTTCGACGTCATCGACTGGATCGGCGCGAGCGACGCCACCCACATGGAGATCGCGACGGTGTCGCTGTCGCCGGAGATCTCCAACGACACCTCCACGCTCGACCAGGACCCGGCGTTCGTGGCCGAGGTGAAGGCCCGCGCCGCCGACCGGGGCGTCACCCTGTCCAACCTGGTCGTCCCGGCCGACCTGCTCGGCGACGACGCGGCCCGGCAGATGGCGCGGGTCAAGCGGCACCTGGACGTGGCCGCCGAGCTGGGCATCGGGCTGTTCCGGCACGACGTCGCCCGGTGGGCGCACCGGGCGACGGACATCGCCGACTTCGAGGCGCTGATGCCCCGGATGGTGGAGGCGTGTCAGGAGATCGCCCGGTACGCCGCCCAGTACGGCATCACCACCAGCGTGGAGAACCACGGCCTGCTGGTGAACGGCGGCGAGCGGGTACGGCGGCTCATCCACCTCGTCGACGAGCCGAACTTCAGGACCACGCTGGACGTCGGCAACTTCATGTCGGTCGACGACAACCCGGTGGTGTCGGTGGCGGAGAACGCCAGGTACGCCAGCATCGTGCACCTGAAGGACTTCTACGTCCGTACCCGGTACCCGGGTGAGGGTTGGCACCACACGCCCGGCGGGGTGTACCTGCTCGGCTCGATCGTCGGCTACGGCGACCTGGACATGCCGCGGATCGTGCGGGGCATCGTCGCGGCGGACTACGACGGGTTCATCTCCATCGAGTTCGAGGGCATCGAGGAGTGCCTGATGGCCAACCCGATCGGCCTGGCCAACGCCAAGCGCCTCTTCGCCGAGGCCCAGGCCGGGGCCGACGCCGCCGGGGCCGACGCCGCCGGGGTCGCCGGGGCCGGGGCCGCCAGCGCCGGGACCGCCGCCGGGGCGGCCCGGTGA
- a CDS encoding AfsR/SARP family transcriptional regulator, translating into MGLRLLGPVELINGDRPLKLSGTRQRIVLAVLGLNINRVVPVDQLIDAVWGADPPTTARGQIQICISGLRRLFEDAGRAQAISTRPPGYLLQLETAEVDSLHFAALVADARRQVDAGAKTEAVRSLRTALALWRGDPLSGVPSEQVQRAATVLAEQRLAALEARIQLDLELGAHQEAVSELQGLVGDHPLRERLHTFLMLALYRCGRQADALKAARQARTVFADELGLDPSEELQRLERAVLQRDPSLGTVDEQPPPSAPPATPKWTPPPPRSAPAVLPRQLPASIIDFVGRERQLDRIRQLLGRDPDGDQAGPGMPIVVVSGMAGVGKSSLAIRAAHELSDHYPDGQLYADLRSWDRQDHTAKLLARFLRALGVNGSAIPDGVEERGELYRSMLSGKRLLLVLDDVPPDIPILPLLPGSSSCAVVVTSRVRLTGLPSARLVDLGVFDLAQSLEMLTAMVGPERVEAGHDDAAELANLCGGLPLALRITGARLASRPHWRLSGLVHRLRDEAKRLDEFTHHGLELRSNMELAYRALDDAAQRLLRLCSVMRAPDFPSWTAAALLDSSSAIEAEDILESLVDAQFVDIVQFPDAAPRYRLHDLVRVYAAEKLAEVETDEERTAALARVLSGWLALAEEAHRSTYGGSYTTLHGTAPRWRMDRADAAAHVGDPADWWEAERRALIVAVRQSADAGLAELCWDLALTSVSLFEAKGYFDDWRECGTTAYAAAERAGNRTGMAAMRYSLGTLHMFQGRLAEADACFTTALEIFTAEGVEYGGALVLRNAAHIDRLRGDTTSMLTRYEQSLEIMRRVGDRIGEAHIMRSLAQHRMDGGDHRGALELLDRALTICQETGCLRVEAQVTHRFAEVYLATDQIELARQALHRVLRIVRDTGDRIGEMHALYGLGLLRHREGRPDNAAMILTHTLERSRRLGERLIEARARYSLGEIALGTGRVSVGVAHLRAARDLFQQLGSTLWYERACSLLAEADLLPEEPPSSDGAAGLARQVPLPA; encoded by the coding sequence ATGGGTCTGCGACTACTCGGCCCGGTGGAGTTGATCAATGGCGACCGGCCGCTGAAGCTGAGCGGAACGCGCCAGCGGATCGTCCTCGCGGTGCTGGGCCTCAACATCAACCGGGTGGTCCCGGTGGACCAGCTCATCGACGCGGTGTGGGGGGCCGACCCACCCACCACCGCCCGCGGCCAGATCCAGATCTGCATCTCCGGGCTACGTCGCCTCTTCGAGGACGCCGGCCGGGCCCAGGCGATCAGCACCCGCCCGCCGGGCTACCTCCTCCAGTTGGAAACCGCCGAGGTGGACAGTCTCCACTTCGCCGCGCTGGTCGCCGACGCCCGCCGGCAGGTCGACGCGGGCGCGAAGACCGAAGCCGTCCGGAGCCTGCGGACGGCGCTCGCGCTGTGGCGCGGCGACCCGCTCTCCGGAGTGCCCAGCGAGCAGGTCCAGCGGGCCGCCACCGTCCTGGCCGAGCAGCGGCTCGCCGCCCTCGAGGCACGCATCCAGCTCGACCTGGAGCTGGGCGCGCACCAGGAGGCGGTCAGCGAGTTGCAGGGCCTCGTCGGGGACCATCCGCTCCGCGAGCGGCTGCACACCTTCCTCATGCTCGCGCTCTACCGGTGCGGCCGGCAGGCCGACGCGCTCAAGGCCGCCCGCCAGGCCCGGACGGTGTTCGCCGACGAGCTCGGACTCGACCCGAGCGAGGAGCTGCAACGCCTGGAGCGGGCCGTCCTGCAACGCGACCCGTCGCTCGGGACCGTCGACGAACAGCCGCCACCCAGCGCGCCGCCGGCCACCCCGAAGTGGACGCCACCGCCCCCGCGCAGCGCCCCGGCGGTGCTGCCACGACAGCTTCCGGCCAGCATCATCGACTTCGTCGGGCGGGAGCGGCAGCTCGACCGGATCCGCCAGCTCCTCGGCCGGGATCCGGACGGCGACCAGGCCGGCCCCGGGATGCCGATCGTGGTCGTCTCCGGGATGGCCGGGGTGGGTAAGTCGAGCCTCGCCATCCGCGCCGCCCACGAGCTCAGCGACCACTACCCGGACGGTCAGCTCTACGCCGACCTGCGCTCCTGGGACCGGCAGGACCACACCGCGAAGCTGCTCGCCCGGTTCCTGCGCGCCCTCGGCGTCAACGGCTCCGCCATCCCCGACGGGGTGGAGGAACGCGGCGAGCTGTACCGCAGCATGCTCTCCGGCAAGCGGCTGCTCCTGGTCCTCGACGACGTCCCGCCGGACATCCCGATCCTGCCGCTGCTGCCCGGCAGCTCGTCCTGCGCGGTCGTGGTCACCAGCCGGGTACGCCTCACCGGCCTGCCCAGCGCGCGCCTGGTCGACCTGGGCGTCTTCGACCTGGCCCAGTCACTGGAGATGCTCACCGCGATGGTCGGCCCGGAGCGCGTCGAGGCCGGTCACGACGACGCCGCCGAGCTGGCGAACCTCTGCGGTGGCCTGCCGCTGGCCCTGCGGATCACCGGGGCCCGGCTGGCCTCCCGCCCGCACTGGCGGTTGAGCGGCCTGGTGCACCGGCTCCGGGACGAGGCCAAACGACTCGACGAGTTCACCCACCACGGGCTGGAGCTGCGCTCCAACATGGAGCTGGCGTACCGGGCGCTGGACGACGCGGCGCAACGACTGCTCCGGCTCTGCTCGGTGATGCGCGCCCCGGACTTCCCGAGCTGGACCGCCGCCGCCCTGCTGGACAGCAGCAGCGCCATCGAGGCCGAGGACATCCTGGAGAGCCTGGTCGACGCCCAGTTCGTCGACATCGTGCAGTTTCCGGACGCGGCGCCGCGCTACCGCCTGCACGACCTGGTCCGGGTGTACGCGGCCGAGAAGCTGGCCGAGGTGGAGACCGACGAGGAGCGTACGGCGGCGCTGGCCCGGGTGCTCAGCGGCTGGCTGGCCCTCGCGGAGGAGGCGCACCGCAGCACCTACGGCGGCAGCTACACCACCCTGCACGGCACCGCCCCCCGGTGGCGCATGGACCGGGCCGACGCCGCGGCGCACGTCGGTGACCCGGCGGACTGGTGGGAGGCGGAACGGCGGGCGCTGATCGTCGCCGTCCGGCAGTCCGCCGACGCCGGTCTGGCGGAGCTCTGCTGGGACCTGGCGTTGACCTCGGTCAGTCTCTTCGAGGCCAAGGGGTACTTCGACGACTGGCGGGAGTGCGGCACCACCGCGTACGCCGCCGCCGAGCGGGCCGGCAACCGGACCGGCATGGCGGCGATGCGTTACTCCCTCGGCACCCTGCACATGTTCCAGGGCCGGCTCGCCGAGGCGGACGCCTGCTTCACCACCGCCCTGGAGATCTTCACCGCCGAGGGCGTGGAGTACGGCGGCGCCCTGGTGCTGCGCAACGCCGCGCACATCGACCGGCTGCGCGGGGACACCACGTCGATGCTGACCCGGTACGAGCAGTCCCTGGAGATCATGCGCCGGGTCGGTGACCGCATCGGCGAGGCGCACATCATGCGCAGCCTGGCCCAGCACCGGATGGACGGCGGCGACCACCGGGGCGCGCTCGAGCTGCTCGACCGGGCGCTGACCATCTGCCAGGAGACCGGGTGCCTGCGCGTGGAGGCGCAGGTGACCCACCGGTTCGCCGAGGTCTACCTGGCCACCGACCAGATCGAGCTGGCCCGGCAGGCGCTGCACCGGGTGCTGCGGATCGTGCGGGACACCGGGGACCGGATCGGCGAGATGCACGCCCTGTACGGTCTGGGGCTGCTCCGGCACCGGGAGGGTCGGCCGGACAACGCCGCGATGATCCTGACCCACACGCTGGAGCGGTCCCGTCGGCTCGGCGAGCGACTGATCGAGGCCCGGGCCCGGTACTCCCTCGGCGAGATCGCCCTGGGCACCGGTCGGGTGAGCGTCGGGGTGGCGCACCTGCGGGCGGCACGTGACCTGTTCCAGCAGCTCGGCTCGACGCTGTGGTACGAGCGGGCCTGTTCGCTGCTGGCCGAGGCGGACCTGCTTCCCGAGGAACCGCCGTCGAGCGACGGCGCCGCCGGGCTGGCCCGGCAGGTCCCGCTCCCCGCCTGA
- a CDS encoding Gfo/Idh/MocA family oxidoreductase, translating to MVHQRETVRVGVLGCGNVSSRYVANLAGQPEVTVVACADADPARARALAATHQVPQVRSVDELLTGPGVDLVLNLTPPRAHADLTLRALDHGRHVYTEKPLATSLADARCIVETAQARSLRVGAAPDTFLGAGARACAKLIAAGRIGVPVSVNATMMNAGPERFHPEPEFLYQEGAGPLFDIGPYYLAVLTALMGPVARVGALGATPRAERTVLTGPRAGVTFEVGTFTHVTSVLEFASGALGTLVTSFDVAATRAPHLEIHGTEGTIVAAQANSWGGPVLVKGKGDADFTEVVAGPTAADGFMGMGLVDLARSILTDRPAAATAARGFHILEILTAISTSAHTNGRFTPVHSTLTAP from the coding sequence ATGGTCCACCAGCGCGAGACGGTACGGGTGGGGGTGCTGGGCTGCGGGAACGTCAGCTCCCGGTACGTGGCGAACCTGGCCGGCCAGCCGGAGGTCACCGTGGTGGCCTGCGCCGACGCCGACCCGGCGCGGGCGCGGGCGCTCGCCGCCACCCACCAGGTGCCGCAGGTACGGTCGGTCGACGAGCTGCTGACCGGTCCGGGGGTCGACCTGGTGCTCAACCTGACGCCGCCCCGGGCGCACGCCGACCTGACCCTGCGGGCGTTGGACCACGGCCGACACGTCTACACGGAGAAGCCCCTGGCCACGTCGCTGGCCGACGCCCGCTGCATCGTGGAGACCGCGCAGGCGAGGTCGCTGCGGGTGGGCGCCGCCCCGGACACGTTCCTCGGGGCCGGGGCGCGGGCCTGCGCGAAGCTGATCGCGGCGGGCCGGATCGGCGTACCGGTGTCGGTGAACGCGACGATGATGAACGCCGGCCCGGAACGCTTCCACCCGGAGCCGGAGTTCCTCTACCAGGAGGGCGCCGGCCCGCTGTTCGACATCGGCCCGTACTACCTGGCGGTGTTGACCGCGCTGATGGGCCCGGTGGCCCGGGTGGGCGCGCTCGGCGCGACCCCCCGCGCGGAGCGGACGGTGCTGACCGGCCCCCGCGCCGGCGTCACCTTCGAGGTGGGCACGTTCACGCACGTCACCAGCGTGCTGGAGTTCGCCTCGGGGGCGTTGGGCACGCTGGTGACGAGCTTCGACGTCGCCGCCACCCGCGCCCCGCACCTGGAGATCCACGGTACGGAGGGCACGATCGTCGCCGCCCAGGCCAACTCGTGGGGCGGTCCGGTGCTGGTCAAGGGCAAGGGTGACGCCGACTTCACCGAGGTGGTCGCCGGGCCGACCGCGGCCGACGGTTTCATGGGCATGGGCCTGGTCGACCTGGCCCGCTCCATCCTCACCGACCGCCCCGCCGCAGCCACCGCCGCCCGCGGCTTCCACATCCTGGAGATCCTCACCGCCATCTCCACCTCCGCCCACACCAACGGCCGCTTCACCCCCGTCCACTCCACCCTCACCGCTCCCTAA
- a CDS encoding Gfo/Idh/MocA family oxidoreductase yields the protein MSRLGVGVIGAGSIADMHLAAYAANPRVQLAGVYDLNQDRAAQKAETFGVARSHPTLDSLLADPDVDAVSVCTWNDSHAEIATAALDAGKHVLVEKPLSRTVVEADALVAAVERNDRHLEVGFVRRFGANARVLKSFVDDGLLGPVYHARATNIRRLGNPGGWFADSGRSGGGPLIDIGVHVLDLCWYFMGTPKAVTVSAVTHNRLGNRANVTSLSRYKVADYDPSRNDVEDFAAALVRFDNGASLTLETSYSLHALEDRLEVAVFGERGGAQLEPKLRIATELADTMLNVDPQIDHLSFDFAAGFAAEIDHFVALCLGGAEQVAPVWHGAEVMRMLSGVYESARTGREVRLD from the coding sequence GTGAGCCGGCTCGGCGTCGGCGTGATCGGGGCCGGCAGCATCGCCGACATGCACCTGGCCGCGTACGCCGCGAACCCCCGGGTCCAGCTCGCCGGCGTGTACGACCTCAACCAGGACCGCGCCGCGCAGAAGGCGGAGACCTTCGGCGTGGCCCGGTCGCATCCGACCCTGGACAGTCTGCTCGCCGACCCGGACGTCGACGCGGTGAGCGTCTGCACCTGGAACGACAGTCACGCCGAGATCGCCACCGCGGCCCTGGACGCCGGCAAGCACGTGCTGGTGGAGAAGCCGCTGAGCCGTACGGTCGTCGAGGCCGACGCGCTGGTGGCGGCGGTCGAACGCAACGACCGGCACCTGGAGGTCGGTTTCGTCAGGCGGTTCGGGGCCAACGCCCGGGTGCTCAAGTCGTTCGTGGACGACGGTCTGCTCGGGCCGGTCTACCACGCGCGGGCCACCAACATCCGTCGGCTCGGCAACCCGGGCGGCTGGTTCGCCGACAGCGGACGCTCCGGGGGCGGCCCGCTGATCGACATCGGCGTGCACGTGCTGGACCTGTGCTGGTACTTCATGGGCACCCCGAAGGCGGTCACGGTCAGCGCGGTCACCCACAACCGGCTGGGCAACCGGGCGAACGTGACGTCGCTGTCCCGGTACAAGGTGGCCGACTACGACCCGTCCCGCAACGACGTGGAGGACTTCGCCGCCGCCCTGGTCCGCTTCGACAACGGCGCGTCGCTGACCCTGGAGACCAGCTACTCCCTGCACGCGCTGGAGGACCGGCTGGAGGTGGCGGTCTTCGGGGAGCGCGGCGGGGCGCAACTCGAACCGAAGCTGCGGATCGCCACCGAGCTGGCCGACACCATGCTGAACGTGGACCCGCAGATCGACCACCTGTCGTTCGACTTCGCCGCGGGCTTCGCCGCCGAGATCGACCACTTCGTGGCGCTCTGCCTCGGCGGGGCCGAGCAGGTGGCCCCGGTGTGGCACGGCGCTGAGGTCATGCGGATGCTCTCCGGCGTCTACGAGTCGGCGCGCACCGGCCGAGAGGTCAGGCTCGACTGA